From the genome of Adhaeribacter pallidiroseus:
GCTCAAGTTCCAGTCAGTACGGCTTTCCTGAATCATTACCTGGTTCCACTCGTTGTTGCTGGGTAAACCGTTGGCGTTTTTCAGCACTGCGTAATCGGCGTTGCTGGAGAAAATCGGGTATTTGGCCGGATCGCCTAAAATTTCGGCCATAATAGCCCGCGACTCGGCTGGCTTTTTGGCAGCTTGCCGGTTGGCTAGTTTTAAACGCAGCGAGTTGGCAAACTTCTTCCACATGTCAATTTTGCCGCCGAACATAATGTCTCCCGAAATAGCCGGACCACCAACCGTTAACTTTTCGTTGGCAATTTTTAAAGCTTCCAGCAAACCGGCATAAACCGCTTCCTGCGAATCGTACTTCGGTGTGTAAATCGGGGTTTCGGCGGTACCTTGTAAAGCTTCGGTATAAGGAATAGCGCCGTAAATATCGGTTAATAACGAAAATACCCAGGAACGCATTACCAAGGCGGCGCCTTCGTAGTTGGCATTCGGTGCGGTTCCTTCCGGGCCGGATTGCACAATAATCCGCTGGAAGTTTTGCAGGGCGTCGTTGTAAAAGCCTTTCCAGTTATTGGTGTAATAAGCCGGGCTCATGTTGTAGTTATCGCCTTCGTCGGAGTAAATATTGCGGGCCAGGTACTGCACCCACAGCATGCCGCCATCCAGGTTGATGCGCTCAAAACGCGCCCGGTGTCCCCAGTAACGGTCCACGCTCGACTCAATGCCGTTGGGCAGCAATACCGCCGAACTTACCGCCGAGGGTTTGTTGGGGCTCACGTTCATGGATTCGAAGTCTTTGGTACAGGCACTCGCCATAAAAGCTCCGGCAACTACGTACGAGGCTATTTTGATTTTGGAATATATTTTCATCGGATCTGTCTTTTTAAAATATTTAGATTTTAATGGTAGAAGGTGTTGGCCCCACCCTAAATCCCTCCCCGGTGGAGAGGGACTTGAAAAAGCTCCTTGGCTGGCACCCCTTCTCTACCGGAGAAGGGGCCGGGGGATGAGGCTGCCATTTCTAGAATTTCACATCCAGGCTCATCCCGAAGCTGCGGCTATTTGGCAACTGGCCGTAAGTAAAACCTTGCGCGTTACCACCTTGTGAATCTACTTCCGGATCAATGTGCGGGGTATTCTTGAACAAAATAGCCAGGTTACGACCAACGAACGAGATACGGGCAGATTGCGCTCTAATGGATTTAGTTAGGAATGCCGGCAGTTGGTAGCCTAAGCTTACTTCGCGTAATTTCACGTAGCTGGCATCAAAAATCGCGGATTCGTGGTAGGTACGCGGATTGTTGTAGCTGTAGAAAAGTTTGGCATCGGCAATTACATCGTTGGGCACGTAAACCGGAGCATCGGCAGTTCCTACGTTTTTCACACCTTTACCAATTACGCCTTCTTCGCGACCTACGGCCGTTTCGGCATATTGGCCGGTCCAGCGGGCAGTGCCGGTTCCTTCGTCGTAAATATCACCGCCTTTCCGAACATCAATTAAAGCGCTTAGCGTAACACCTTTAAAAGTGAACGAGTTAGAAAGACCACCAATCCAATCCGGCTGAATGTTGCCCAGTACTTTTTGACCTGGCGCTACTAAGGGCGTACCGCGTTCTTTGTCATATACAATCTGGCCATCGGGAGAGCGTAAAAACGCGGTGCCGTAGAAAGTACCGTAAGGCTGACCAACCCGGGCTTCGGTAGAAAGTCCGCGGGTGGTGTAAAGCGTGTAAGTGGTTAAACCTTCGGCCAGTTCTACTACTTCGCTGCGGTTACGGGCGTAGTTTACCGAAACATCCCACTGGAAGCTGTTGGCTAATTGCACCGGCGTACCGCTTAACATTAATTCGACGCCTTTGTTGGTAACCTCACCGGCATTTAAAAAGCGACGGTTATAACCGGTAGCCTTGGAAATTTCTACCCCTAAAATCTGGTCTTTGGTGCTCTTAGTGTAGTAAGTCGCGTCTAAGCTAATTTTGCCTCCTAAGAAACGAAGATCCGCCCCTATTTCCTGACCGGTCGTAATTTCGGGTTTTAATGCGGCGTTGTTAATATCAGTGCTTTCGCCAAAGCTCGGCACAGCGCCGTTCCACGGCGATTTTGCATCGTATACCTGGTACAACTGGTACGGATCAGCATCGTTCCCTACCTGCGCCCAGCTGGCTCGTACTTTCGCAAAAGATAAAGCCTTGCCGCTGATACCCAGTAAATCGGTAACTACCGCGCTCACCGACACGGATGGATAGAAGAAGGAATTTTTGTTGATGGGTAGGGTACTCGACCAATCGTTACGGCCGGTTACATCCAGGAACAAAGAGTTACGGAAGCCAAACTGAGCCGCGGCAAAAAGGCTTTGTACGTTAAACTCCTGCGTTTCGCTTTGATTAGTATTAGGGCTAGCATTATTGTTGAGCGTATACAGCCGATCGATTACTAATTGCTCTACTTGCGCAAAGCTTCGTTTGTAGAAATTGCTGCGGTAAATACCGCCCACCTGGCCATTAAACGAGAAATCTGGTCCAAAATCTTGCTTGTAAGTCAGCATAGCATCGTGGTTGGTTTCCTGGCTGCGCAGCACTTCTTCGTTAAATTGGCCAGCCCGGAAGTTGCCACCCGAAATCCGTTCGAAGCGAGTAACATTGGTTCGGGTATCGCTCCAGAAGTCCGTACCGCTTCTAATCATCAAGCTAAATTTATCGTTGAAATCATACGAAATAGACATATTCCCCCGTATTCTGTCTTTGTCGTTGGCATAGGTAAGAAACTCCTCGTTGTAAAAGGGATTAACAAAAAAAGTATGTTGCCAGTTAGGCGGCAGGTTATCGCCGGGTAATTGGTTATGCACCCCCACGTAATCGCGCCAGTTCTTCAACTGATCCCAGGAAACGGAGCGGTGCGCCCAAATAAAATCCTGACTCGACTGAAAAGATCTATTATCAGATCCTGATTTGATATACTCGGCACTAACAGTAGCCTTTAATTTAGAAGTGAGATTATAAGAAGAGTTCAGGTTAATATTGTTTCTTTTAAAATCGTTGTTAAACATTATACCCTTTTGATCCAGGCGACCTATTGACAAACGAAAGCTGCCTTTATCGTTGCCTCCGACCAGGGCTACTGAATTAAAAAACGTCTTTCCAGTTTCCCAATATTCTTCCCAGTTATCGGGATGCGGCGTTAAAGGGGCTACATTATCACCGGTCCACCATTGGCGCACCAAGCGGCCATCCATGGGCGCTCCCCAGCTTTCGTCGGTACCTTCGGTACCGTTCAATGGGGCATTGGGGCCATAAGCGGCGCGGTATTGCTCTATTTCCAAAGGATCGGTGATAGCACCGCTGCGGCCATTGTTAAACCACGTGCGGTAGCCATTACCACCTCCATAAGTATCCTGAAAATCTGGCTTTACTAAGGGTCGCTCGAAGGTGGCGCTGGAGCTAATTTCTACCCCAATGCCTTTGGTACCCGCTCCGTTTTTAGTTGTAATTAAAATAACACCGTTGGCCGCCCGGGAGCCATATAAAGCCGCCGCATTAGGCCCTTTCAGGATAGACATGGAAGCAATGTTTTCCGGGTTAACTTCCGAGATACCACCCCCAAAGCGGCTTTCATTTCTGGTGCGCTGTCCGGTTGTTGGATCAACTCCTAACGTATTAGCTTGTTGAATAGGCACCCCATCTACAACCACTAACGGCTGGTTGTTGCGGCTTACTGAGCCCATACCCCGAATAACGATATTCGAACTGCTTCCCGGTCCGCCATTGCTGTTTACCTGTACCCCGGCCACCCGGCCCGATAGATTATTTACCACATTAGAAGATTTTACTTCGGCCAGTTTACTGCCGCTCACTTCCTGAATGGTATAACCCAAGGCTTTTTTCTCTCTTTCGATACCAAAGGCAGTTACTACTACTTCGCCTAATTGGGTAGCATCGGTAGCTAGGCTTACGTTAATGCTAGTTTTACCACCAACGGCAATTTCCTGGGACGTATACCCAATAAAAGAAAATACTAAGGTGCTGGTAGGCGGGCATTCTAAAGAATACATTCCTTCTGCGTTACTAACGGTTCCGGTGGTAGTACCTTTTACCAACACGGTTACTCCTGGTAAGGGTAAATCAGCATCTACTATTTTACCGGTGACTTTAATGGGCTGCTGCGCCAGTACCGGCGACAGGGCTAGGGTAACAAGGGCATACAAGAGTAGTAATCGCTTCATAAATCTTAATTTTAATGATGGGTGTTGTTTTTGTGTAGACAAGTAATTAATGGCAATGCGTAAACCGCACTCCTTTCCAGCGAAAGGCTTTAAAACATAGGTTGGCATCCGGGTTATGGCGTATTACAATGGGCAAAAATTATCTGACTCCCGACAAAAGCTGCCTGAGAATAGGAAATAACCGGAAACGTGGCGCGTAAAAATCAGGACTGAATCAACTCCGGATAACAGAATTGTTCAAAATAGCACGAAACTGTTTGTACCGGACAAGAACCAAATTAACCTTCAGGTTAACAGTTCTTAATAATAGATATTAGTAGCTTTTTACAAGATTTATTTTTCAAATCAATTCAAGGATTTTACCATTTTTGTTAATAGATCTAAAATTTACTTTTAGTATCAGGTCCTTGTCTGCTTCGGGTTTTACAAAGCTACTGCTTTTTTGTTTTTACGGCTGGCTCGCCGGCCAGCATAAGAAGATTTGTACTTGTCTCTCCATAATTTTCTCCCGGAAATAAAACTTTTTTTAATTTTTTAAAAAATCTGCCATAAACCACTCAGGTATAAAAAGCATCAACGTTGGCCAGACACAAAAGCTTTTCAGAGTTCTTAATAATTAAACAAATGTTTTATTGTTAATTATTGATTTGATACTATGCATAGTTACAAATAATTAATTAAAGTGAAAATATCATTGAAAAATTTACAAATCATCCAACTAACAGCTATAAAATTCTGACTTTAAAGTCCTTCGTTCATTATATTTCAGAAAACCCTTTAAAATCCAGCCCTATTTTTGAAATAATTCAAAAACATTCAACATTATATATTTTAAAATTATCGAAATACACCTTAAAATTTAAGGCCACTTACCTGATTTTTAATGTTTATTCATAAATAACACACAAAATTTAAAGTGTATTTTATAAAATATATATGTTTACTTGATAGAATACTTAAAAAACAAATCATTACTTACTGATTTTTATCTATAAGTATCATTACCCTGTCAAATAATAAAGCACTTCCGGTTTTTTTAGTTTTTTACTGGTGTTTACCTAAACTTAACTTAGGGGTAATATTCGGCTAATACTTCCTTCGTAGTTTTAAATGTTGAGAAATACAGCTGTTACGGTGTTCTGTTTGATCTCTTTTAAATCAAGCTTGTAATGGTAGAGCAGTTTCTTAATCAAAATTTAAAAATCGGAAGTACTATGAAAGCATTCACCCGTTTATTCCGGCAATTAGTAGATCAATTTGTTCTGTATCGGCTCCATTCTTTTTATTCGGCGCTCAAGTCCGATCAAACCGGTCAACCAACTACCTAAGGCTTTTACCCGATTATTATGGGCTTAAAAAAAAGACCAGTAGAAGTAGTGGTTATTTCGGATGTGCATTTAGGCACTTACGGCTGCCACGCCAAAGAACTTCTGCGTTACCTGAAAAGCATTAAACCCAAAAAAATTATCCTGAACGGCGATATTATTGATATCTGGCAGTTTAGTAAAAGTTATTGGCCCAAAGCGCACATGCAGGTAGTGAAGTACCTGACCGGTTTAATCGCCAAAGGCGTGAAAGTGCAGTACATTACCGGCAACCACGACGAAATGCTGCGCAAGTTTGTGGGGTTTAAAATGGGTTCGTTTACCATCCAGAACAAATTATTACTCGAGCTCGACGGCCGCCAGGCCTGGATTTTCCACGGCGACGTGTTCGACGTTACCATGCAGCATTCCCGCTGGCTCGCCAAACTGGGTGCCGCAGGTTACGATTTATTGATTTTGATTAATCGCTTCGTTAACTTTTTTTCGGTAAAGCTCAACGGCAACAAAATATCCTTATCCCGAAGTATTAAAAACCGGGTGAAAAGTGCAGTAGCTTTTATTAACAACTTCGAAGAAACCGCCGCTAATATTGCCATCGATAATGGCTACGATTACGTAGTTTGCGGCCACATTCATCAACCCGAAATAAAAGCCATTACTACCGAGGCCGGCTCGGTTACCTACCTGAACTCCGGCGACTGGATTGAAAACTTAACCGCTCTGGAATACTACGGTGGCCAATGGCATTTGTACCGCTACCACGATGATGCCACCATGGCGCACCCAGAAGAACTCCCCGACACGGCATCGGAAGTACTTAATTACCCGGAGCTCATGCAAAACTTAATGCAGGAATTTAAATTAAAAGGCGCTTGAAAATACTATACGCCGTACAGGGCACCGGCAACGGTCATTTAAGCCGGGCACGGGATATTATCCCCATTTTACAACAACGCGGTGAAGTAGATATTCTGGTAAGCGGCTGCCAGGCCGATGTATCTTTGCCTTACCCGGTGCAGCACCAGTTTGGTGGCTTAAGTTTTATTTTCGGCAAAAAAGGCGGGGTTGATTTTGTAAAAACCTTCGGAAAGTTAAACTCCCGGGCTTTTTACCAGCAAATGCGGCAATTGCCCATTGAGTCGTATGATTTAGTGCTGAACGATTTTGAGCCGGTCTCGGCCTGGGCTTGTTACTTTAAAAAGAAGCCTTGCGTGGCGTTAAGTCACCAAAGCGCAGTTTTGGCACCGCAAGCCCCGCAACCCAAAAAAGAAGATGTTTTCGGTAAGTTTATTTTAAAAAATTACGCGCCGGCCACCCACCACTGCGGCTTTCACTTCGATCGTTTTGGCGAAAATATTTTTACGCCGGTAATCCGGTCGCAGGTACGCGAACTTACCCCGGACAACCTGGGCCACATTACGGTTTACCTGCCCGCCTACGACGACTGGAAGTTAATTGACCATCTGAAAAATTTTAAAAATACGGATTGGCAGGTGTTCTCGAAGCATAACAAAACACCTTTCCGGCACAAAAACATTCAGGTAAACCCGATTCAAAACGAAGCCTTCGTGAAAAGCATGGCTACCAGCGCGGGCGTGTTGTGCGGCGCTGGTTTCGAAACACCGGCAGAAGCTTTGTACCTGGGGAAAAAGTTACTGGCCATTCCCATGAAAAGTCAGTACGAACAACAATGCAACGCGGCGGCTTTAAAACGGATGGGCGTACCGGTTATCCCGTCACTCAAAACCAA
Proteins encoded in this window:
- a CDS encoding SusC/RagA family TonB-linked outer membrane protein, with translation MKRLLLLYALVTLALSPVLAQQPIKVTGKIVDADLPLPGVTVLVKGTTTGTVSNAEGMYSLECPPTSTLVFSFIGYTSQEIAVGGKTSINVSLATDATQLGEVVVTAFGIEREKKALGYTIQEVSGSKLAEVKSSNVVNNLSGRVAGVQVNSNGGPGSSSNIVIRGMGSVSRNNQPLVVVDGVPIQQANTLGVDPTTGQRTRNESRFGGGISEVNPENIASMSILKGPNAAALYGSRAANGVILITTKNGAGTKGIGVEISSSATFERPLVKPDFQDTYGGGNGYRTWFNNGRSGAITDPLEIEQYRAAYGPNAPLNGTEGTDESWGAPMDGRLVRQWWTGDNVAPLTPHPDNWEEYWETGKTFFNSVALVGGNDKGSFRLSIGRLDQKGIMFNNDFKRNNINLNSSYNLTSKLKATVSAEYIKSGSDNRSFQSSQDFIWAHRSVSWDQLKNWRDYVGVHNQLPGDNLPPNWQHTFFVNPFYNEEFLTYANDKDRIRGNMSISYDFNDKFSLMIRSGTDFWSDTRTNVTRFERISGGNFRAGQFNEEVLRSQETNHDAMLTYKQDFGPDFSFNGQVGGIYRSNFYKRSFAQVEQLVIDRLYTLNNNASPNTNQSETQEFNVQSLFAAAQFGFRNSLFLDVTGRNDWSSTLPINKNSFFYPSVSVSAVVTDLLGISGKALSFAKVRASWAQVGNDADPYQLYQVYDAKSPWNGAVPSFGESTDINNAALKPEITTGQEIGADLRFLGGKISLDATYYTKSTKDQILGVEISKATGYNRRFLNAGEVTNKGVELMLSGTPVQLANSFQWDVSVNYARNRSEVVELAEGLTTYTLYTTRGLSTEARVGQPYGTFYGTAFLRSPDGQIVYDKERGTPLVAPGQKVLGNIQPDWIGGLSNSFTFKGVTLSALIDVRKGGDIYDEGTGTARWTGQYAETAVGREEGVIGKGVKNVGTADAPVYVPNDVIADAKLFYSYNNPRTYHESAIFDASYVKLREVSLGYQLPAFLTKSIRAQSARISFVGRNLAILFKNTPHIDPEVDSQGGNAQGFTYGQLPNSRSFGMSLDVKF
- a CDS encoding UDP-2,3-diacylglucosamine diphosphatase, producing the protein MGLKKRPVEVVVISDVHLGTYGCHAKELLRYLKSIKPKKIILNGDIIDIWQFSKSYWPKAHMQVVKYLTGLIAKGVKVQYITGNHDEMLRKFVGFKMGSFTIQNKLLLELDGRQAWIFHGDVFDVTMQHSRWLAKLGAAGYDLLILINRFVNFFSVKLNGNKISLSRSIKNRVKSAVAFINNFEETAANIAIDNGYDYVVCGHIHQPEIKAITTEAGSVTYLNSGDWIENLTALEYYGGQWHLYRYHDDATMAHPEELPDTASEVLNYPELMQNLMQEFKLKGA
- a CDS encoding SusD/RagB family nutrient-binding outer membrane lipoprotein, producing MKIYSKIKIASYVVAGAFMASACTKDFESMNVSPNKPSAVSSAVLLPNGIESSVDRYWGHRARFERINLDGGMLWVQYLARNIYSDEGDNYNMSPAYYTNNWKGFYNDALQNFQRIIVQSGPEGTAPNANYEGAALVMRSWVFSLLTDIYGAIPYTEALQGTAETPIYTPKYDSQEAVYAGLLEALKIANEKLTVGGPAISGDIMFGGKIDMWKKFANSLRLKLANRQAAKKPAESRAIMAEILGDPAKYPIFSSNADYAVLKNANGLPSNNEWNQVMIQESRTDWNLSKTLVDKLQALNDPRLAVYGQPVNNQYIGIPNGLPDAIATTYLATSAKIGTYFLQTTTPSVIMSYSELLFTLAEAAVDGDITGDAQMYYEQAIAASFNQYGLTMPADYLATAGSATKENILTQKWIALFGQGIEAWTEYRRTGYPVLPNPDTRAIFLNDGVLPTRLQYPSTEYSLNKSQLDAGISLNGGADDKKTKMWWVE
- a CDS encoding glycosyltransferase family protein, producing the protein MKILYAVQGTGNGHLSRARDIIPILQQRGEVDILVSGCQADVSLPYPVQHQFGGLSFIFGKKGGVDFVKTFGKLNSRAFYQQMRQLPIESYDLVLNDFEPVSAWACYFKKKPCVALSHQSAVLAPQAPQPKKEDVFGKFILKNYAPATHHCGFHFDRFGENIFTPVIRSQVRELTPDNLGHITVYLPAYDDWKLIDHLKNFKNTDWQVFSKHNKTPFRHKNIQVNPIQNEAFVKSMATSAGVLCGAGFETPAEALYLGKKLLAIPMKSQYEQQCNAAALKRMGVPVIPSLKTKHLPVIQEWLENGAVIPVNYPNETEQIIDQILQEHAADKYQSVV